The following coding sequences are from one Enterococcus sp. 4G2_DIV0659 window:
- a CDS encoding LytR/AlgR family response regulator transcription factor, with protein sequence MLSIYVCEDNPKQLENLTTAIKNYILMKDYDLEFALATADPQEILTQVKERQTIGLYFLDVDLCNEMTGIGLAVELRKLDTAGKIVFFTTHAELSYLTFSYKVEAMDYIAKDDPNAIRKIEDCIDVGHERYLNDLNPNKSFFQIKSGEKVIKLNKDEILFFESSSTPHKVVVHLENRQIEFYGTIKELAERDRSFYRCHQSFVINLNNIAEVKKAERVVIMKNGETCFVSTRYLKKLLGLIDQK encoded by the coding sequence ATGTTAAGTATATATGTGTGTGAAGATAACCCAAAGCAGTTAGAGAATTTAACGACGGCAATTAAAAATTACATATTGATGAAAGATTATGATTTAGAATTTGCTCTGGCAACGGCTGATCCTCAAGAAATATTGACTCAGGTAAAGGAACGCCAAACGATAGGACTATATTTTTTAGATGTGGATTTATGTAATGAAATGACGGGGATTGGTTTAGCAGTTGAATTGAGAAAACTTGATACAGCTGGGAAAATTGTTTTCTTTACTACGCATGCAGAATTATCCTATTTGACATTTTCTTATAAAGTTGAGGCGATGGATTATATTGCTAAGGATGATCCAAATGCAATCAGAAAAATAGAGGATTGTATCGATGTAGGTCACGAACGTTATTTGAACGATCTTAACCCCAATAAATCATTTTTTCAAATTAAATCTGGTGAAAAAGTTATCAAGTTGAATAAAGATGAAATTCTATTTTTTGAGTCTTCTTCAACACCTCATAAGGTTGTTGTTCATTTAGAGAACCGTCAAATTGAATTTTATGGAACAATTAAAGAGCTGGCGGAAAGAGATCGTAGCTTTTATCGATGCCATCAATCATTTGTCATTAATTTGAATAATATCGCAGAAGTGAAAAAAGCTGAGCGGGTAGTTATTATGAAGAATGGCGAAACTTGCTTTGTGTCGACTCGGTATTTGAAAAAGTTGTTGGGTTTGATTGATCAAAAATAG